The following nucleotide sequence is from Streptomyces sp. NBC_00224.
GAACAGGACGCGGTGGATCGGCCCGTCCTCGCGCATCTGCTCGTAGAGCGGGTACGGGTCGCGCTTGTACGGGCAGCCCATGAGCGGGACGACGGGCTCGGCGGCGTCCCCACCGGCCTCAGCGACCGGCAGCGGTTCCTGGATGGTCATGAAAGGCGCTCCTCAGAGGGCGAGTTCGGGCTGGTGGTGCTCCAGCCACAGGGCGAGGTCGACGACACGTTCGAGGCGGAGCCGGTGGCCCCACTGCAACTGCTCGGGCGGGGTGTCGAGGAACGGTTTGATCTGCGTCTCGTCGGCGAGGTCGCGGACCCGGCCGCCGTACGCGTTCAGCGCGTCGCGGGCCATGTTCTGCAGCCCGCGGTTGTAGTCGGGGTGGTGGGTGGCCGGGTAGTGGTTCTTGGGCCGCCACAGCACCGACTCGGGGGCGAGGCCCGCGCCCGCCGCGCGCAGCAGGCTCTTCTCGCGGCCGTCGAAGCTCTTCAGCGCCCACGGGGTGGCGAAGGCGTACTCGACGAGCCGGTGGTCGCAGTAGGGCACCCGCACCTCCAGGCCCTGCGCCATGCTGAGCCGGTCCTTGCGGTGCAGGAGCTGGCGCAGCCAGCGGGTCAGCGACAGGTGCTGCATCTCGCGCTGGCGGTGCTCCTCGGGGCTCTCGCCCTCCGCGTGCGGCACGGCGGCCAGCGCACTGCGATACGTATCGTCGCGGAACTCCCCGATACGCAGGCCCAGATCCGGGTTGAGCGGCATCGCCGCCTCGTCGCCGGTGACCAGGAGCCAGGGGAAGGTGTTCGCGGCGAGCGCCTTGGGGTTGTGGAACCAGGGGTAGCCGCCGAACACCTCGTCCGCCGCCTCGCCGGACAGGGCGACGGTGGAGTGGCGGCGTATCTCCCCGAAGAGGAGGTACAGCGAGGTGTCCATGTCGCCGACGCCGATGGGCGAATCGCGGGCCACCACGACCGCCCTGCGGTGCTCGGGGTCGAGCAGGGCGCGCGGGTCGAGGACGACCGTGCTGTGGTCGGTGCCGATGTGGGCACCCGCCTCGATGGCGTACGGGGTGTCGTGGCCGGTGCGCAGCACATCGCCGGTGAACTGCTCGGCCTGGTCGCTGTAGTCGACGGCGTACGAGCGGATACGGGCGTCCGGGCCCTCGCGCAGGCGCAGTTCGTCGGCGAGCAGGGCGGTCAGGACGGTGGAGTCGATGCCGCCGGACAGCAGGCTGCACAGCGGGACGTCGGCCTCCAGCTGGGCGCGGGCGGCCCCGCTCACCAGGTGGTGGACGCGGTCGACGGCGGTGTCCCGGTCGTCGCCGTGCACCCCGGCCTCCAGCTGCCAGTAGCGGCGCTCGCGGATGCCGTTCCGGTCGAGGACGAGCAGCCCGCCGGGCTCGACCTCCCGTACGCCCGACCACACCGTGGGGCCGGTGTTGAAGAGCAGGCTGTACGCCTCGCGCAGGCCGTCGGCGTCCACCCGGGGGTGTATCTCCGGGTGGGAGAAGAGCGCCTTGGGTTCGGAGGCGAAGGCCAGGCCGCCGTCGACGGCCGCCCAGAACAGCGGTTTGACGCCGAGTCGGTCGCGGACCAGGAGCAGGCGCTGCTCGCGGGCGTCCCAGACGGCGAAGGCGAACATGCCGTCGAGGTGGTCGGCCAGCGACTCGCCCCACTGGGCGTAGGCGCGCAGCACCACCTCGGTGTCGCTGCGCGTGTGGAAGGTGTGCCCCAACTGCCGTAGTTCCGTACGCAGTTGGTGGTGGTTGTAGACCTCGCCGCTGTAGGAGAGGACGGCGGTGGGGGCGTCGGGCCGGTCGGGCATCGGCTGGACGCCGCCCGCCAGGTCGATGACGGACAGGCGCCGGTGGCCGATCGCGGCGTGCTCGTCGAGCCAGACACCGCCCGCGTCGGGGCCGCGCGGGGTGAGGGCGGCGGTCATGGCCTCGATGACGCGGGTCCGGTCGCGGGTGCCACGGGTGCCAGGGGTGTCGCGGTGGAAGGACACCCAGCCGGTGATTCCGCACATGGGGCAACTCCAGGGTCAGGGTTAGGGATGGGCGGTCAGGGCCGGGCGGCGGGCACCGGGTCGGTGCTCTGCGCCTTCAGGGGGAGCCGGACCGGCACGGCCAGCAACGGCACGGCCAGGCAGGCGGCGACGGCGGCGAGCGCGAGCCCGGCCCGTACGCCGTCCCCGTCCCCGGCAAGCCCCCACGCGGCGGTGGCCAGGGCCGGGCCGAGGGTGAAGCCGAGGCTGCGGGCGAGCTGCACGGCCGAGCCGACGGTGGCGGCCAGCTCGGGCACGGCGGCGCCCATGACCAGCGCCTGCGTGGGACCGCCGTTCAGGCCCATGCCGAGGCCCGCGAGCGCCAGGCGCCAGGCCACGTCCGGCACGGACCAGTCGTCGCCCAGCGGGACGAGCAGCAGCAGCCCGGCGGCGGTGATCACGGCGCCTGCGGCGGCCACTTGGCGGGCGCCGTACTTGTCGGCGAGGCGTCCGCCGAGCGGTCCGGCGAGGCCCATGCCGAGCGGGAACGCGAGCACGGTGAGCCCGGTGGAGGTGGCGCTGAAGCCGTCGTCGCGCTGGAGGTGCAGGGCGACCACGTAGTGCATGGCGGCGAATCCGGCCGCGAGGGCCAGGACCGCGCCGTGCGCCCGGTACAGCCCCGAGGCGCGCAGCGCGCCGGTCACCGGCCGCCCGCCGGGCCCGCGCAGCCACCACCACAGCGGCGGTACGGCGGCGAGCGCGGCGGCCAGCCACCACGAGCCGTGCGAGGAGGCCAGGGTCAGCGTCAGCAGCAGGACGGTGACCCCCGTACCGACGAGCAGCGCGTCGGCCGCCGAGCGCCGGTCGGGCCGGTGCAGACGCCCGTCCTTCGGCATCGCCTTGTACGCGACGGCCAGCGCCAGTACGCAGACGGGGATCTTGACGAGGAACACGGCTCGCCAGCCGAGGTGGTCCAGGAGGAGCCCGCCGAGGGCGGGCCCGGTCACCGCGCCGAGCGGGCCCAGCGTCGCGGGCACGCTCATCGCCCGCGCGCGCAACTCGGGCCGTACCGACCGCATCGCGAGGACGGGCATCAGCACGAACAGCACCGCCCCGAACGCGCCCTGCCCGACCCGGGCGGCGATCAGCCAGGCCGCCCACGGCGAGAGCGCGGCCAGCGCGCTGCACACCGCGAACCCGGAGGTCGCGGTCAGCAGGGCCGGGCGCGGGCCGACCCCGTCCAGCCAGCGCCCGACGGGCAACAGCAGGGCGACGACGGGGAGTTGGTAGCCGAGGACCGCCCACTGGGCGGTGGCGGCGGACACGTCGAGGCCGCTGGATATGTCGGCCAGGGCCACGTTGACGATGTTCATGTCGAGCATCGCGACGAACGAGAGCAGACCGGCGACGGCGACGAGGGACCACCGGTCGACCGGAGGTGCGTCAGGTGTGCGGCTCATACCGTCACCTCCACGTCCGCGACCGTGTCCGCCGGGGCCCGGTGGTCGAAGGCGATCAGCGGGTCACCGGTCAGCGGATGGTCGACGACGGCCGCGCGCACCCCGAACACCTCGGCCATCAGCGCGGGCGTGAGCACCTCGCGGGGCGCGCCGGACGCGACGACGTGCCCCGCGTGCAGGACGTGCAGCCGGTCGCAGACGGAGGCAGCGGCGTTGAGGTCGTGGAGCGAGACGAGGGTGGTACGCCCCTGGGCCCGCAGCAGCGCGAGGAGCTCGACCTGGTGGCGTACGTCGAGGTGGTTGGTCGGCTCGTCCAGGACCAGGACGTCCGGCTGCTGGGCGAAGGCCCGGGCAAGCAGCACACGCTGACGCTCGCCACCGGACAGCTCGGTGAAGCGGCGCCCCGCGTGGCCGTCCATGCCGACGTCGGCGAGGGCGCGCGCCACGATGTCCGCGTCGGTGGAGTCCTCGGCGGCGAAGGCCCGCTTGTACGGGGTGCGGCCCATCGCGACGACCTCGCGCACGCTCAACTCGAAGTCACCGCCGCGCTCCTGCGGCAGCGCGGCGATGTGCCGGGCCGCCTGTACGGGGCTCAGCTCGCGCAGATCGGTGCCGGAGAGCAGCACCCGCCCGGCGGACGGCTTCAGATGCCGGTAAACGGTCCGCAGCAGTGTCGATTTGCCGCTGCCGTTGGGCCCGACCAGGCCGGTGATCTCGCCCTCGGCGGCGAGCAGATGCGCGCCGGAGACGACGGTACGACCGCCGTAGGCGACGTGCAGATCCTCGACGTCGATCCTCAACTGCCGATGTTCAGTGCTCTCGGTGCTCAACTCTCGCTCCCCAGCCGCCGGTCCAGCAGATACAGCAGCGCCGGAGCGCCGATCAGTGAGGTGACGACGCCGACGGGCAGCTCCTGCGCGTCCATGGCCGTACGGCACACGGTGTCGACGACCACGAGCAGCAGTGCGCCCATGAGCGCCGACAGCGGCAGCAGCCGCCGATGGTCACCGCCGATGAGCAGACGGCACACATGCGGAACCATCAACCCGACGAAGGCGATGGCCCCCGAGACGGCCACCAGGACGCCGGTGAGCACGCTGGTGACCAGGAACAGTTCGCGTCGCAGCCGTACGACGTCGATGCCGAGCCCGGCCGCCGTCTCGTCGCCCATCAGCAGCGCGTTCAGGCCCCGGGCGCGGGCCTGGAGGATCAACAGCGCGAGCGGAACGGCGATGGCGGGAACGGCGAGCAGCGTCCACGTGGCCCCACTCAGACTCCCCATCAGCCAGAACAGCACGCTGTGGGTCTGCTGCTCGTCCCCGGCCTGGAGGACGAGGTAGCTGGTGAAGCCGGACAGGAACTGCCCGATGGCCACCCCGGCCAGGACGAGCCGCAGCGGCGCGAACCCGCCGCCGCGCCGGGCCACGGCCCACACCAGCGCGAACGTCGCGAGCGCGCCCGCGAACGCCGCGCCCGACAGCCCGAGCCCGAGCGCCCCGCCCGCCCCGGCCCCGAGCACGATGGCGGCGACCGCGCCGAGCGAGGCGCCGTTGGAGATGCCGAGGAGGTACGGGTCGGCGAGCGGATTGCGTACGAGGGCTTGGACCGCCGTACCGACGACGCCGAGCCCGGCGCCGACGAACGCGGCGAGCAGCGCGCGCGGCACCCGCAGCTGCCACACGATCAGGTCGTCGGTGCCCGGCCGGGGCGCGTCCCCGGACAGTCTGCGCCACACCACGCCCCACACCTCGCCGGGCGGGATGGAGGTCGAGCCCCAGGACACGGCGGCGGTGAGGGCGGCGAGGAGGGCGAGGGAGAGGACGACGGCGAGGGTGGGGGCGCTGACGCCCTTGCGGGAGTCCGGGGAGGCGCTCTTGCGCGCGGCCAGCAGGGACACCACGGCGGCTCAGCCGACCTTTTTGCCGGGATAGATCGTCTTGGCGATCTCCCGGACGGTGTCGGCGTTGCCGACGCCCGCGATGGTGGTCCGCTCGGAGCCGATGCGTACGAAGTGGCCTTCCTTGACGGCCTTCAGGCCCTTGGTGGCTGCGTTGTCCTGGAGCCACTTCTGCGCCTCGTCGAACGCCGCCTTGTTGGCGGCCTCGCTGCCCCGGTCGCGTACGCCGAGCTGGATCCAGTCCGGGTTCTTGGCGATGACGTCTTCCCAGCCGACCTGCTTGAAGTCGCCGTCGCAGTCGCCGAAGGCGTTGCGGGCGCCCGCGAGGGTGATCACCGCGTGGGCGACCTGGCGGTTGCAGACGACGGAGGGCTGCTTGGTGCCGGCGTCGTAGTCGAAGAAGAAGTAGGTGGGCCGGGAGGCCTCGGGGGTTGATTGGACGGCGGCCTGGACACCGTCGACGGTCTTCTTCATGCCATCGACGAGTTCCTTGGCCTTGGCGGAGGTGCCGGTGACGGCGCCGAGGGAGGTGATGTCGTCCTGGACGGCGGAGAGATCGGTAACGGGGCTCTTACGGTTGGCCGCGCAAGCGGTGGACTTCAGAAAGACGTGCTTGATCCCGGCGGCCTTGTACTCGGCGTCGGTGGGGGTGTCGCCCATGCCGCCACCCATGCCGCCCATGGAGGCGAAGGTGTCGATGTACAGATCGGCGCCGGACCCGAGCAGCTTCTCCTTCGGGATGACCATCTTGCCGAGGACCTTGACCTGCTGCGCCTGCGCGTCGAGCTCGGCGGGCAGGGTGCCCTTGCCGGGCGGGAAGCCGGTACCGATGACCTTGTCCCCGGCGCCGAGCCGGAGCAGCAGCTCAAGTCCCGCCGCGTTACTGGTGACGATCTTCTTCGGGGCGGCGGCGAAGGTGGTCTTGGCGCCCATGCAGTCGGTGACGCCGACGGGGTACCCGGCCCCGGAGACGGAGGCCCCGGCGGCGGCCGCCTTGTCCTTGTCGGCGCCCTTGTCCTTGTCGCCATCGCCACACCCCGCCGCGAGGAGGCCGAGCACCACGGCCGTCGTAGGCCACCACACGCGAGAACGCATCGAAACACTCCAGGTCCACTTGGTACGAGGGCGGCCACTGCCGCGCCCGTTCCCAGTAGTCGACGCGGGGCGCGGTTGAGTTCCTGGCGGATGTGATCTTTGGTGGGGAGTGCGGGAAAGGGGGCGACCGTGCGATGGCGGGTTACGGCCGTCAGGCGGCGACACCGAGTTCCTTGCGGGTCCGCTGGACGAACTCGCGCACGGCCGGCTCCCGCCGCCAGGGGGCGAGGGCCGCGTTGAACTCACGCACGTAATCCTTGGCCCGCGAGGACTGGACGCGCGCGAGGATGTCGACGGACCGGTTGCCGAACTCAAGACCGTGGTCGAGGTGGCGGGCCTGAAGGTGGGCGGTTCCGACGATGGCGAGTCGCATGCCGACAGAGCGGGTGAACACTCCGGGCGGCATGGCGGCGGCCTGCTGGTTCCAGCCGAGGGCGGCCTTGGGGTTCTTCAGGTCGCGGAAGACTTCGGCGGCGTCTGCGGAGAGGCGGGCGTGGTGATAGAAGTCGATCCAGGCGGGCTCGTCGCCGCTGTCGTCCTTCGCCCGGCTCAGGAGGTCCTCGGAGCCTTTCAGGGCCCGCGAGGCGGCCCTGGCGTCGTTCTCCCGGGCATGGGCTCGGGCCTCGATGAGCTTGGTGAACGCCAGCACCCTGGGGACGGCCTGGCCCTTGGCCCGTTCGAAGGCGCCCTGGGCCATGTCCACCGCCTCGGATGCGAAGCCCCGCATCAGGCTCTGCATGGCCATGGTGGTCAGCACATAGCAGCCCAGCTGCACGTCGCCGCCGGCGCGGGCCAGACGGAGGGCCTGGATGAAGTGACGCTGGGCGGCGTCATGCTGACCGACGTCGAAGGCCGTCCAGCCCGCGAGGCGGGACAACTCGGCGGTCACAGAGAAGAGTTCGCGGCCGATCCCGTCCGAGAAGCTGCCTTGCAGCAGTGGGCCGGCGCGGTGGTCGAGGCAGCCGGTTACGGAGTTGGCCTTCCAGTTCCCGCCGCCGTATTTGGAGTCCCAGTGGCGGGCGTCGTCGGCGGCCGCGCGCAGTTCGTCGAGGTCGGCCCGGCCGACCTGTCGGCCGCCCTTGTGGTCGGCGGTCTCGTCGGCGGGGGTGACGAGCCATCTGGTGACGGGGGTCGTGAAGGCGGAGGCGGCGAAGCCGGATCCGGCCAGAAAGTCGCGGCGGTTCACGGAGCTCCAGAACGAAGTGGCGACGCGGACGGCGTCGGCGGGGTCTCGCGGGAAATCCAACCCCACATCCGCGTCGATTGTCTCCGCCTCGCCCATACCGATCTCGCCCAGGTTGACGGGCCGGCCGTACACCGCTTCCAGGAGCTCGCGTACGGCCAGGAGCTCCGGGTGCGCCGTCTGGGGCGGGTTGCCGTTGCCGTACACACTGCATGCGGGGAGGACGCTACGCTGCCGCGCATGGCTGACGCTTTCGTCACCGGTGGCGAGCACCCGTCATGTGGCATCTGCCCTTCACGCCGATTCCCGCTCGGTGAGTTCGACGTGTTCGAGCGACCGTGTGCGGAGGCTCCGTTCGATCCCGTCGATGGCCACCGGTACACGGCGGCCGGTGTGCCGGTCTGCGTGCACCCGCACAAGGTGGGGCTGCCGGCGGGCAGGTACAAGACCGACGGCATCCCGTTCACGGTGGAGCTGAAGCTGCCGGACAGCCCGGCCCGGCTCGATGCGTATCTGTACGAGGTGATGCACAGCGCAGCGCCCGGCGTGCTGGAACTACTCATCGAGCAAGCCGCCGAGGAGATTCCCCGGGTGTTCCCGCAGGTGGACGTGCTCCAGGCGCTGCGCCGTGCGCTCAACTAACTGGCGGTGGCGAAACCGGGAGCGAAGCGCCGGCCCCCGTCGAGGATGCCGACGGGTTCGTACTTCGCGATGACCGCCGCCCTGCGCTTGGCGGTCTCGTCCTTGCCGAACCAGTACCGCTCATTCATCGGCCCCCACGCGGCCCGGTAGACCTGGTGGGTGTAATCGCCGTGGTCCCACTCGCCGATGGCCTCGCGGTCGGTGGCGTGGACGAACTTGATCCCGGTCCGCTCCTGGATGCGGGACAGGACGGTGAACTGCGCGGCGAGCGCGTGGATCATCTCGTCCACCGGGATGGCCACCGGGACTTCCGCGGCCTCCTCGTCGCCCTCGGTCATCTCGTAGACAGCGGACTTGATCGCCATGGCGCGCATGGCCTCGGGGAACAGGGGCTCGGTGTCGCGCGCGATGTCGAACCCGTCGACGAGCGCGCAGCCCATGAAGCTGGTCCAGTCCTCGTCGTACTTCGCGCACGCGGTGCGCAGCCGGTCGTACTCCGGGTCGGCCTCGACGGTGCTCAGGATCTGTCGTGCTCGCTCCGCGACCCGTTCTGGGGCCGGTCGTACTAGCGTTACGGACACTGCTGCACTCTCCTTCGGTTGGGTGCATCGGTGGACCCGCCCGGCTGCCGACCGCCGTCATACGGGGCAGGCGGGCGGGGGCTCATGGGGTGTGTGCCGCGCGGCCCGCCGGGGCCATGTGGTGCCGTCTGGGGCTGCGTAATACGGCGAGGGAGACGGCGGACAGGGCGTATCGGGCCGTGTCGTCGTGGCAGCCGAGGGTGTAGATCCTGCCGTCGCTCAACAGGCCGACGGCGGCTTCGTGTTCGTCTGTGTCACTGCACCATCGCCGCAGGATGCTCGGCGCGTCGGGGACATTCGGCGATACGGGGCGTAGTGCCTCGGCGGGGCACCATTCGATGATCGGGTGCGGGTCCATGAGGTCCGCGAGATGCGCGGCGTGGCCGCATAACCAGCGGACAACCAGCCTCGGTGTAATCACGTGGTCCAGGGCGAGCCCCCACGCGCGGGAGCAGTCCAGGGTGTAGGCGGTGACCTCGCACCGGTAGGTGTCACGCACGGCCGTCGTCCTCCGCCTGGGCCTGGGCCTGGTCCGGCTCACAGGCCGCCGCGAGTTCCTGGGCGAGCACGGAGGCTGTTGCCTGGATCTTCGGGACCACCGCCTCCAGCCACTCGCACTCCGCCGCGCACCGCTGCTCGTGTGCCGCGATGCGTCTGCGCAGCTCTCCCCATTGGGTTTCGCTCATCGGTCCGTGCCCTTCGCGATGGTCTGCGCGAGCTGCCGGACAACGGCCGGGTGGGCGTTGCCCAATTCGACCAGGACCGTCTGGTTGGCCCCGCAGGGCCCATCGATCCCCAGGGAAGGGAGGGTGATGTTCGCGGCGCACAGTGCCCGCCGTAGATCCTTCAACGCCTCCTCCGCGACTGCCCACGGGTCATCGGAGTCCGGCATGGTGAGCGAGGGCGGGCCGAGAACTTCGATCAACCGGTGCGCCACGTCATCCCGTACCGGCTCCACGTCCACGTACGCCCGTCCCCCTATCGGGGCGGCCGCACCCATCGGGATGTAGAAGCCACGAGCCAGCAAGGCCAAGTGCAGCTCCTCGGCGAGTTGCGCCCCGATGCGTCGCGCTTCGCTGTGCGTGTCCACGGTGCCCCAGCTCCGTTTCCGTTGCGATCTCTGCTTCCTCTACGCAACCGCGTGACCACACACGGCGGTACCGTTGGCGCAACGGCGGGACTTGAAAGCCTTGAAAGTCCGTGAGGGCGCGGGGAGTTGATGGCCATGGCGACACGGGCGCCGAACGTGGCTCTGGCTCGGCTGCTCGCCGAGACCCACTGGACGTATCGCCAGTTCGCGCGGGCCGTGAACCGCGTCGGCACGGAGACCGGCTCTCCGCTGCGCTACGACGAATCCGCGGTGAGCCACTGGCTCGACGGCACCATGCCGCGAACAGCGGTTCGGTCGTGCCTCCTCGAAGCCTTGTCACGGCGGCTCCGGCGCCCGGTCACTCACGCTGAAGCGGGCCTGCCGCTCCCCTCCGGTCACTCCCCCACCACCACGGATACCGTGGAAGGGATGATCGACCTGGGGAGGCTCGACATGGACCCGTCACGCAGGAGCGTCCTGGGCGCAGGCCTCTTCTCCGTCGCGCTCACCATCCCCGGCTGGCCCGACGTCATCGGCCGCGCCGAAGCCGTCCAGAGCGGCCGTGCTTCGCGGATCGGCATGAACGAGGTGGACATGGTGGTCTCCATGACCGAACGGGTCTCGGAGCTGGACGACCAGTTCGGCGGCCGCCACGCACGGCCCATGGCGGCCTCGTTCATGGTCAACACGGTCGCCGCGTACCTGCGGGCCGACGCCCCGGAGAACGTCCGGCAAGCCATGCTGTCGGCGGCTTCGGACCTGCTGTACCTCACCGGCTACATGGCCGTGGACGAAGGCCTGCACGGGCTCGCCCAGCGCTACTACGTCAAGGCCCTGGAGCTGGCGGGCGCTGCCGAGGATCACCTGACGTACTGCACAACATTGCGGGGCATGAGCGTGCAGGCCGTAGACCTTGGGCACGGGGCCAAGGCAATGGAGCTGGCCGACGCCGCTGCCGCAGCCTCCCCCAAAGCGGGCCCCCGAATGCGGGCCTTCCTCGCCGGACAACAGGCACACGCCTCCGCCCAGACCGGCGACCGCACCAGGGCCCTCCGGTACATGCGTGAGGCAGAAGCCGCCATGGACCAGGCTGAATCACGAGGCAGGGCGTTCGGCTCCTACGACCCCTCATCCCTCAACTACCACATCAGCCAGGTGCGTTACGAGCTCGGCGATACCCAGGGTGCTGTTGAAGCCCTGCAACAGTCCGACCGGCTCCTGTACGGCATCTACCGCCGCACCCGGGTACGTCAACGTACATACCTCGCCGAACGGCAATTCGAGGTCGGCCATCTGGAGGCCGCCTGCGCGACGTGGCACCAGGCGCTCGACGACTACCCCATGGTTCAGTCCGGCCGCGCCGACGACCGCATCAAGACCATGTTCAGCCTGATCCGCCCCCACCAGAAGAACACCGCCGCCCGCGACCTCTACGAACGGGCCCGCACGATCGCCCCGCCCGCACTCGTTGGCCAGCCCAGGTGACGCGGCACCGACCCACGCGGGCGGCCGGAGTGCCTTTGGCCGGTGTCCTGTTCGGGTTGGGGTCGGGCATGGTCAGGGAGCCGTACGCTGGCCCGGCAACTCGGGCAGGCTTGCTCCTGCCCGCAATTGGACCGAGTGGCCCCAGGGAGCGTGCTGCTGGTCACCTCTTCGCAGAACCCATCCCGTCGGTGCCGTCGGCGGATAGCTTGCGGCCATGGATGAGGATCTGAGCAGCTATGTGCTGGTGATGACGACCGTGGACACGAAGGACGGGGCGGACAAGCTGTCCCGGTCCGTCGTGGATGCCCGGCTTGCCGCGTCGGGGCAGGTGTCGGGGCCGATCGAGACGACGTACCGGCATCTCGGTGAGGTCGCCCAGGGCACGGAGTGGCAGGTCCTGTTCCGCACCACGGGCGACCGGCTGCCGGAGCTGGCAGCCCTGGTGGGCGCGGAGCATCCGTACGACTCCCCGGAGATCATCTCCTTGCCCATACTGTCCGGGCCGCCGGCCTACCTGGAGTGGATCACCCGCGCCACCCGCTGAGCCTTACTGCCCGGCGCGTTCGAGCAGTTGCCCCACCGGAGCGATGGCCCGGTGGGGCCGCAGCCGCTGAATCATCAGCTTGGCCCGGTCGGCGGGACGGGTGGAGGCCAGTCCGGTGGACAGGTCGAGTACGCGGCCGGTGATCGCGGCGGCGTGCTCGACCTCGCCAGAATGCTGTTGCTCGCCGACATCGTCCCGCCGCCCAGGGAAGGCACCGCACGATGAGGCCCACGCCCGCCGACCCCGACGCCTGGAACGCGTACCTCGCCGAAGGCAACGCCGCCCAGGCCCGCAAACGCGTCGCCGCCGATGTCATCCTCCGCGACCCCGACGGCAACGTCCTCCTGGTCAAGCCCACCTACAAACCCGGGTGGGACTTCCCCGGCGGCATGGCCGAAGACAACGAAGCCCCCGACGACGCGGCCCGCCGCGAACTCAAGGAGGAACTCGGCCTCGACCTTCCCCTCCAGGGGCTGCTGGTCGTGGACTGGGTCCCGCCGCACGGCCCCTGGGACGACCAGATCGCGTTCATCTTCGACGGCGGAACCCTCGACCACGACCAGGCCGCCGCCGTGAGCCCCCAGGACGAGGAACTGTCCGAGCTGGCCTTCGTACACCCGTGCAGGGCCGGCGCTTGGCTACGGGACAGGCTGAGCCGCAGGTTCGATGCCGCCATTGCCGCCATCACCACAGGACGACCGCAGTTTCTGCGGGATGGCCAGTCGACGATGCCTTGAGTTCCGCAGGGAAGCGCCGACTTCGCCGCAGGGCCGAAACCAACGGCATGCCCGCGACCGCGTTGGCGCCCTGTTAGTGGGCTGTTGGAGAGAGCTGTGACGATTCCCGACGGGTCGGTGACGACCCGCAATGTCACCACCACTCGACCACGGGGGACACATGAAAATTCTCAAGACCGCACTGATGACGGCATCGGCCCTCGCCATGGCCGCCGGGATGACGCTGTCGTCCTCGGCGACGGCCTCGGCCTCGTCGACGAACGAGTTCGTGAACCAGAACAACAACCACTGCCTGGCCATCGACATGGCCAAGGAGTACCAGAACATCGCGATCATGTGGCACTGCAACCACAACCCCGACCAGCAGTGGCACCGCGCGGAGTACAAGGGCAGCGACGGCGGCGGCGCCTACTACGAGATCAAGAACGGCTACGGCCAGTGTCTTGGTACGTGGCAGGGCGCGACCGGCAACGGCACGACCGTCGTCGGCTGGGACTGCAACGGGAACCCCGACCAGCTGTGGTACTTCGACACCGTCTCCAGCGACCCGCGGTACAGGGCGATCCGCAGCCACGCGGCCTGGGCCAACGACGACGGCAACAAGTGCCTCGCCCAGTACAAGGGCAGCGGCGACGGCGCGCCGGTCGTCATCTGGGACTGCAACGGCCACAGCGACCAGCACTGGATGACGGTCGGCTGACATCGGCACGGGTGAGCGGCTGACCGGGTGAGCGGCTAAGCCGGTGACCGGGTGACCGGGTGAGCGGGCGGGCCGACGGCGCGCCGCCCGTTCACCCGCCGAGCCCGCTCGCCCGCCGAGCCCGCTCACCCACCGCCCGGCAGCTCCGGCAACCCCGCCAGCGCCCCCCGCAGCAACCCCGCGAACTCCTCC
It contains:
- a CDS encoding sporulation protein; translation: MYGNGNPPQTAHPELLAVRELLEAVYGRPVNLGEIGMGEAETIDADVGLDFPRDPADAVRVATSFWSSVNRRDFLAGSGFAASAFTTPVTRWLVTPADETADHKGGRQVGRADLDELRAAADDARHWDSKYGGGNWKANSVTGCLDHRAGPLLQGSFSDGIGRELFSVTAELSRLAGWTAFDVGQHDAAQRHFIQALRLARAGGDVQLGCYVLTTMAMQSLMRGFASEAVDMAQGAFERAKGQAVPRVLAFTKLIEARAHARENDARAASRALKGSEDLLSRAKDDSGDEPAWIDFYHHARLSADAAEVFRDLKNPKAALGWNQQAAAMPPGVFTRSVGMRLAIVGTAHLQARHLDHGLEFGNRSVDILARVQSSRAKDYVREFNAALAPWRREPAVREFVQRTRKELGVAA
- a CDS encoding tetratricopeptide repeat protein, producing the protein MATRAPNVALARLLAETHWTYRQFARAVNRVGTETGSPLRYDESAVSHWLDGTMPRTAVRSCLLEALSRRLRRPVTHAEAGLPLPSGHSPTTTDTVEGMIDLGRLDMDPSRRSVLGAGLFSVALTIPGWPDVIGRAEAVQSGRASRIGMNEVDMVVSMTERVSELDDQFGGRHARPMAASFMVNTVAAYLRADAPENVRQAMLSAASDLLYLTGYMAVDEGLHGLAQRYYVKALELAGAAEDHLTYCTTLRGMSVQAVDLGHGAKAMELADAAAAASPKAGPRMRAFLAGQQAHASAQTGDRTRALRYMREAEAAMDQAESRGRAFGSYDPSSLNYHISQVRYELGDTQGAVEALQQSDRLLYGIYRRTRVRQRTYLAERQFEVGHLEAACATWHQALDDYPMVQSGRADDRIKTMFSLIRPHQKNTAARDLYERARTIAPPALVGQPR
- the cutA gene encoding divalent-cation tolerance protein CutA — protein: MDEDLSSYVLVMTTVDTKDGADKLSRSVVDARLAASGQVSGPIETTYRHLGEVAQGTEWQVLFRTTGDRLPELAALVGAEHPYDSPEIISLPILSGPPAYLEWITRATR
- a CDS encoding NUDIX hydrolase, with protein sequence MRPTPADPDAWNAYLAEGNAAQARKRVAADVILRDPDGNVLLVKPTYKPGWDFPGGMAEDNEAPDDAARRELKEELGLDLPLQGLLVVDWVPPHGPWDDQIAFIFDGGTLDHDQAAAVSPQDEELSELAFVHPCRAGAWLRDRLSRRFDAAIAAITTGRPQFLRDGQSTMP
- a CDS encoding RICIN domain-containing protein → MKILKTALMTASALAMAAGMTLSSSATASASSTNEFVNQNNNHCLAIDMAKEYQNIAIMWHCNHNPDQQWHRAEYKGSDGGGAYYEIKNGYGQCLGTWQGATGNGTTVVGWDCNGNPDQLWYFDTVSSDPRYRAIRSHAAWANDDGNKCLAQYKGSGDGAPVVIWDCNGHSDQHWMTVG